In Methylacidiphilum infernorum V4, a single window of DNA contains:
- a CDS encoding alpha/beta hydrolase: MKTIFSHLFDCLSISLFNCFQKPCILAADFSVQLKLYVQYWQRASLEEYYLPDPRYEKKISASIASGLNRERRLIFPSFIRSPDSFSNYATFDLFPSIKGWNRSPTMIIVHGLLSLSLKGYKKWIHWLNEQGWNGVLMHLPYHFQRKSPSLLFSARCVQPNLVHTMETLRQSVMDLYTFTRGLRRVGSPLIAGWGISYGAWTISQLCSFDDTLHKLILVEPLLHVHYVIWQSPAGKEIRKKLTRLGITPSETYPHLRLACPSLSKPKLDGQDILIVGGLYDKISPPWILKEIKEKWKVDHLFFFPVGHLNNTLTSKSFKLALECWKDDFSLSHD, translated from the coding sequence TTGAAAACAATTTTTTCACATCTTTTCGATTGTCTTTCCATTTCCCTCTTCAACTGCTTTCAAAAGCCATGCATTTTAGCTGCCGATTTTTCCGTTCAACTCAAGTTGTACGTTCAATATTGGCAAAGAGCTTCTCTCGAGGAATATTACCTTCCCGATCCTAGGTACGAGAAAAAAATCTCCGCCTCCATAGCCTCCGGTCTTAACCGAGAGCGCCGGTTAATTTTCCCAAGCTTCATCAGAAGCCCGGATTCTTTTTCAAATTACGCTACCTTTGATCTCTTCCCGTCAATAAAAGGATGGAATCGATCCCCGACGATGATTATCGTCCATGGACTTTTATCCCTTTCTCTTAAAGGGTACAAAAAATGGATACACTGGCTCAACGAACAAGGATGGAATGGAGTCCTTATGCATTTACCGTATCATTTTCAAAGAAAATCTCCTTCCTTGCTGTTCAGCGCCCGTTGCGTTCAACCCAACCTGGTTCACACCATGGAGACATTAAGACAATCGGTTATGGATCTTTATACTTTTACAAGAGGACTAAGAAGAGTAGGTTCCCCCCTTATTGCGGGATGGGGAATCAGTTATGGAGCATGGACGATCAGTCAACTTTGCTCTTTTGACGATACCCTGCATAAATTAATACTGGTAGAACCCCTGCTCCATGTTCATTATGTCATCTGGCAGTCACCTGCAGGAAAAGAAATAAGGAAAAAATTGACTCGATTAGGGATTACTCCCTCTGAAACCTACCCTCATCTCAGGTTGGCTTGCCCGAGTTTATCAAAGCCTAAACTCGATGGCCAGGATATACTCATCGTCGGAGGGCTTTACGATAAGATTAGCCCTCCATGGATTCTTAAAGAAATCAAAGAAAAATGGAAGGTAGACCATCTCTTTTTTTTCCCGGTAGGGCATCTCAACAATACATTGACTTCAAAGAGCTTTAAACTTGCCCTCGAATGCTGGAAAGATGATTTTTCCCTCTCCCATGATTGA
- a CDS encoding FIST signal transduction protein has translation MHAVSSIYNGPLEEKRIIQMVSKLRMELPGEPTIGFAFIWSGYLDFDSDSLAELSDLLTIYGHLQHLVVVGSSGVVGQGIENEGTASFSLLLIHNPELKCHGLEIPPHVVDSLDQQENWHSLIPFDGNDIKGFCVFADPINFPIEKFLKYLTQAYPHLPAWGGVTSGKENECSLYYNRRALTGCLLLTFAGNITLDVIVSQACRPIGDPYTITHVDQNILYTLGRKTAYQALAKAFDSLTEQEKLTVQGHLFIGLAVSEYLEEFKQGDFLIRNILGADPSTGAIVIGAFPRVGQTVQYQLRDPQAAILSLQKALEEEKLKFNAQGKIPSAALQAICTGRGKNLFGTSSHIDAQSIQEFFPGIAQAGFFAHGEVGPSCGMNFLHGYSTSIAFLT, from the coding sequence ATGCATGCTGTAAGTAGTATTTATAACGGCCCATTAGAAGAAAAGAGAATCATCCAGATGGTCTCAAAGCTCCGCATGGAACTTCCGGGAGAGCCGACTATTGGTTTTGCTTTTATATGGTCTGGATACTTGGATTTTGATTCGGATAGTCTTGCAGAACTTTCCGACCTGCTCACTATCTACGGTCATCTCCAACACCTGGTCGTAGTGGGTAGTTCTGGAGTCGTTGGCCAAGGGATAGAAAATGAAGGAACAGCTTCTTTCTCTCTTCTTCTTATCCATAATCCGGAGCTGAAATGCCATGGCCTGGAAATTCCTCCTCATGTCGTTGATTCTTTGGACCAGCAAGAGAATTGGCACTCCCTCATTCCTTTTGATGGCAACGACATCAAGGGGTTCTGCGTGTTTGCCGATCCGATAAACTTTCCAATAGAAAAATTTTTGAAATACTTGACCCAAGCCTATCCTCACCTTCCTGCTTGGGGAGGAGTAACCAGCGGCAAAGAAAATGAATGTTCTCTCTACTATAATCGAAGGGCCCTAACAGGATGTTTGCTCTTAACTTTTGCCGGGAACATTACCCTGGATGTAATCGTCTCCCAAGCTTGTCGTCCTATCGGTGATCCCTACACGATCACCCATGTTGACCAGAACATTCTCTATACCCTGGGGAGAAAAACCGCCTACCAGGCCTTGGCTAAAGCCTTCGATTCCTTGACCGAACAGGAAAAGCTCACCGTCCAAGGTCATCTCTTCATAGGCTTGGCCGTTTCTGAATACCTAGAAGAGTTTAAACAGGGAGATTTTCTCATCCGCAATATCCTCGGCGCCGATCCCTCTACCGGTGCCATCGTCATTGGTGCTTTTCCGAGGGTAGGGCAGACAGTCCAGTATCAATTAAGAGATCCCCAGGCCGCCATTCTTTCTCTTCAAAAAGCCCTAGAAGAGGAAAAATTAAAATTCAATGCTCAAGGAAAAATTCCTTCTGCCGCCTTACAAGCGATATGCACGGGAAGAGGGAAAAATCTTTTTGGAACCTCTTCCCACATCGATGCTCAAAGTATTCAAGAATTTTTTCCAGGTATCGCTCAAGCCGGCTTTTTTGCCCACGGTGAAGTAGGACCTTCTTGCGGGATGAATTTCCTCCATGGTTATTCGACTTCAATCGCTTTCCTTACCTAG
- a CDS encoding AAA family ATPase yields the protein MSSFIFPDPQEMQKRLQDFVKSFGSPSPMASEPLKEDRKERFKEKILQFQFTPKDIKAYLDRFVIKQEEAKKVLSVAVCDHYNQVKEALMGRGPAHYVKQNVLLVGPSGVGKTYLVRCLADCIGVPMVKADATKFSETGYVGADVEDLVRELIQQAEGDVEIAQFGIIYLDEVDKLATSHFMGRDVSGRGVQSNLLKLLEETDVPIKAAHDVLGQMQSLFDFQKGAKAPRKTINTRYILFIVSGAFEKLSEIVQKRIRRSHLGFQPHGPEGIPSDIIAEAKTADFVEYGLEPEFIGRLPVRVFCQPLGKDDLFHVLRDSEGSILKQYKSSFAAYGIELKFTEEALQLIAEQAMEEKTGARGLMTICEKILRPFRFELPRSGVQELEIDGLTVLDPEKKLAEILKKIEENKKSRDNEQIDQFLLEFYKTTDIHIHFDQEAIEALKKEAHEKGIAVIDLCKEKFKNYSLGLKLIKNNNGMSDFTLTKEDLRDPEETLNRWIAASYKTGSRSQEQ from the coding sequence ATGAGTTCTTTTATTTTTCCCGATCCCCAGGAGATGCAAAAGCGGCTCCAGGATTTCGTAAAATCTTTTGGCAGCCCTTCTCCCATGGCCAGTGAACCCCTCAAAGAGGATCGAAAAGAAAGATTTAAAGAAAAAATATTACAATTTCAATTTACACCTAAGGATATTAAAGCCTATCTTGACCGGTTTGTCATTAAGCAGGAGGAAGCTAAAAAAGTCCTTTCCGTTGCCGTATGCGACCATTACAACCAAGTTAAAGAAGCCTTGATGGGGAGGGGACCGGCTCATTATGTCAAACAAAACGTTCTGCTCGTTGGCCCGAGTGGAGTGGGTAAAACTTATCTTGTCCGCTGCCTTGCCGACTGTATAGGTGTACCCATGGTTAAAGCGGATGCAACGAAGTTTTCAGAAACAGGCTATGTGGGGGCCGATGTGGAGGACCTGGTGCGAGAACTTATTCAGCAAGCCGAAGGAGACGTTGAAATCGCCCAGTTCGGGATTATCTACTTGGATGAAGTAGACAAGTTGGCTACTTCCCATTTCATGGGAAGGGATGTCAGTGGCAGGGGTGTGCAGTCCAATTTATTGAAGCTACTCGAAGAAACCGATGTTCCTATAAAAGCCGCCCATGACGTCCTTGGACAGATGCAGTCGCTTTTCGATTTTCAAAAAGGGGCTAAAGCTCCCCGTAAGACCATCAATACCCGGTATATTCTTTTTATTGTAAGCGGAGCATTCGAAAAACTCTCTGAAATTGTTCAGAAAAGAATCCGAAGGTCTCACTTAGGATTCCAACCTCATGGTCCCGAAGGCATTCCATCGGACATTATCGCCGAAGCTAAAACGGCTGATTTTGTCGAGTATGGACTTGAGCCGGAGTTTATAGGGAGGTTGCCTGTTCGGGTCTTTTGTCAACCCCTGGGGAAAGACGATCTATTCCATGTGTTGCGCGATTCGGAAGGTTCTATCCTCAAGCAGTATAAAAGTTCTTTTGCTGCTTATGGAATAGAGTTGAAATTTACCGAAGAAGCCTTACAGCTGATTGCCGAGCAAGCGATGGAAGAAAAAACCGGGGCCAGGGGATTGATGACCATATGTGAAAAGATTTTAAGGCCTTTTCGATTCGAACTTCCCAGGAGCGGTGTCCAAGAGTTGGAAATCGACGGTCTTACGGTTCTGGATCCGGAAAAAAAGTTGGCGGAAATTCTGAAAAAGATAGAGGAAAATAAAAAAAGTAGGGACAATGAACAGATCGATCAGTTCCTCTTGGAATTTTATAAAACAACCGATATTCATATCCATTTTGATCAAGAAGCGATCGAGGCTCTGAAAAAGGAAGCCCATGAAAAGGGGATCGCCGTTATTGATCTATGCAAAGAGAAGTTTAAAAATTACAGTTTGGGACTGAAATTGATCAAAAATAATAATGGAATGAGTGATTTTACCCTGACTAAAGAAGATCTCCGGGATCCTGAGGAAACTTTAAACCGCTGGATAGCCGCTTCTTACAAAACGGGATCCCGGTCGCAAGAGCAGTAG
- the rfaD gene encoding ADP-glyceromanno-heptose 6-epimerase: MGNKIIVTGGAGFIGSNLVLELQKVFPQRELIIIDDFSSGSFKNILDPHCDVITENLYEFDWSNYFSKKEIEVVYHLASLTDTTVLDERRQMQNNVESFRNLLRFFAGSSTKIIYASSAAVYGLRSGRNSLQDDPRPANPYGYSKLQMERLAKAYCKENPQSKITGLRYFNVYGPREAHKKNSSSMIFQLAQQIKEGKNPRLFSYGEQKRDFVYVADVVKATLLTELKDCPVPLLNIGSGHARSFNEVIRVLNQTLNTQAQPEYFPCPYPFYQEHTEADLGMTKLHLGYFPEYSLEKGIAEYFKSGWLF; encoded by the coding sequence ATGGGAAACAAAATTATCGTTACTGGAGGAGCCGGTTTTATCGGTTCCAACCTTGTTTTGGAACTTCAAAAAGTCTTTCCTCAAAGGGAGCTTATAATTATAGATGACTTTTCGAGCGGTTCCTTTAAAAACATTCTCGATCCTCACTGCGATGTCATTACCGAGAACCTCTATGAGTTTGATTGGTCAAATTATTTTTCTAAAAAGGAAATCGAGGTAGTTTACCACTTGGCCTCTCTTACGGATACCACCGTCCTAGACGAACGCAGGCAGATGCAAAATAACGTGGAGAGCTTTCGGAACTTGCTTCGTTTTTTTGCCGGTTCTTCTACCAAGATTATCTATGCTTCTTCTGCAGCGGTATATGGGTTGCGTTCGGGAAGAAATTCCCTCCAAGATGATCCTCGACCGGCAAATCCCTACGGGTATTCCAAGTTGCAAATGGAGAGATTGGCCAAGGCTTATTGTAAAGAAAATCCGCAATCGAAGATAACAGGGCTTAGATATTTCAATGTATACGGCCCAAGGGAAGCCCATAAAAAAAATTCATCAAGCATGATCTTTCAACTGGCCCAACAGATTAAAGAAGGAAAAAATCCCAGGCTTTTCTCTTACGGGGAGCAAAAGAGGGATTTTGTTTATGTTGCCGATGTCGTTAAAGCGACTCTTTTAACAGAATTAAAGGATTGTCCCGTACCCCTCCTTAACATCGGCAGTGGTCATGCACGATCTTTCAATGAAGTCATTCGTGTTTTGAATCAAACCTTAAATACGCAAGCGCAACCCGAGTATTTTCCCTGTCCTTATCCCTTTTATCAGGAGCACACGGAAGCCGACCTAGGAATGACCAAGCTTCATCTGGGATATTTCCCAGAATATTCATTGGAAAAGGGAATTGCCGAATATTTCAAGTCGGGATGGCTTTTCTAA
- a CDS encoding RsmE family RNA methyltransferase: MELYFCPDYTRRCLDWAESHHCVHVMRHKIGDLIEVFDGKGSSWEAKIEKIENHQVFVSLLREIKEDSPSKKPLLVLIQSVLKNKAMHWLLQKVTEIGVDRIIPVISKRSLSAVEEGQQLKEKKWNEILIAAAKQSHRRKLPELFKISLLADALKEGFPSSLKLVAFLGKEARSLKEVMQCYSSRNVSSVVILIGPEGDFTGEEKNMVLNQGFIPVSLGNQVLRSETAALFLASVMNYELKL; the protein is encoded by the coding sequence ATGGAGCTTTACTTTTGTCCAGATTACACCCGCAGATGCCTGGATTGGGCAGAATCTCACCATTGCGTACATGTCATGCGCCATAAGATAGGAGATCTTATCGAGGTGTTTGACGGAAAGGGAAGTAGCTGGGAAGCAAAGATCGAAAAAATAGAAAATCATCAAGTTTTTGTTTCCCTTTTAAGAGAAATAAAGGAGGACAGTCCTTCAAAAAAACCCTTGTTGGTTTTGATCCAATCGGTCCTGAAGAACAAGGCCATGCATTGGCTCCTCCAAAAAGTTACAGAGATCGGCGTTGATCGGATTATCCCGGTGATTTCAAAACGCAGTTTGTCGGCGGTAGAAGAAGGGCAACAACTTAAAGAAAAAAAATGGAATGAGATTCTCATCGCGGCAGCGAAGCAGAGCCACCGGAGAAAATTACCGGAGCTTTTCAAAATCTCTCTCTTAGCTGACGCTTTAAAAGAGGGTTTTCCTTCTTCCTTGAAACTTGTTGCTTTCCTTGGTAAAGAAGCAAGATCTTTGAAAGAAGTTATGCAATGCTACTCTTCTAGAAATGTTTCTTCTGTAGTTATCCTGATTGGTCCTGAAGGCGATTTTACAGGGGAAGAAAAAAATATGGTTTTAAATCAGGGTTTCATTCCCGTAAGCCTAGGTAATCAAGTTCTCCGTTCCGAGACGGCCGCCCTTTTTTTGGCATCCGTCATGAATTATGAACTGAAGCTTTAG
- the deoC gene encoding deoxyribose-phosphate aldolase — MAELSAFIDSTLLRPTATKEDIVKLCEEAKQHGLYSVCIQPCWVAQATKLVQKSSLKITTVVGFPLGANKTTVKTLEAFEAIKDGADELDVVVPLWAVSTNQWAVIEEELKAICEVANGKVVKAIIETGYFSRIQIEKASYAAIQGGAKFIKTSTGYGPRGVNIEDIHFLKSLLPPWIGIKASGGIRSKQFALDLIEAGATRIGTSHALALLQE, encoded by the coding sequence ATGGCCGAGTTGTCAGCTTTTATCGATTCCACCCTCCTTCGTCCCACTGCTACAAAAGAGGATATCGTCAAGCTTTGTGAAGAGGCTAAGCAACATGGCCTTTATTCCGTCTGCATTCAACCCTGCTGGGTAGCCCAGGCCACCAAGCTGGTTCAGAAAAGTTCCCTCAAGATTACCACCGTCGTTGGCTTTCCCCTCGGGGCCAACAAGACCACGGTTAAAACGTTGGAAGCTTTTGAGGCGATCAAAGACGGAGCCGATGAGTTGGATGTGGTTGTTCCCCTTTGGGCCGTTTCTACGAACCAATGGGCAGTCATAGAAGAAGAGCTCAAGGCTATCTGTGAAGTCGCCAATGGAAAAGTGGTCAAGGCGATAATTGAAACAGGATATTTCAGCCGGATCCAGATCGAAAAAGCTTCCTATGCAGCTATTCAAGGAGGAGCAAAATTTATAAAAACCTCTACGGGATACGGACCCCGAGGCGTAAATATTGAAGATATTCATTTTCTCAAGTCCTTGTTGCCTCCTTGGATAGGAATAAAAGCTTCAGGTGGCATTCGTTCCAAACAATTTGCCCTGGATCTCATCGAGGCCGGAGCAACAAGAATTGGAACATCTCATGCTCTTGCCCTTTTACAAGAATAG
- a CDS encoding host attachment protein, translated as MRLDIIIVADLGQIKAFKVIRDELTAHSHVQLIDDQIIEMGRKKLKDIDTDKQGEFAVVSYPLTGERSVGERHNEKLEIRRKLICELSKIIGQIIKKYNPSAWALSATAEILPRIIENLDQATKKNLIKTIPADLTKIDKTEILQRFGVK; from the coding sequence ATGCGATTAGATATAATCATTGTAGCCGATCTTGGCCAAATCAAGGCATTCAAGGTTATCAGGGATGAACTTACAGCTCACAGCCACGTCCAACTCATAGATGATCAGATCATTGAAATGGGAAGGAAAAAACTGAAGGATATAGATACCGACAAACAGGGAGAGTTTGCAGTCGTCAGTTATCCATTGACAGGAGAAAGATCTGTGGGAGAGAGGCATAATGAGAAACTGGAAATTCGGAGAAAATTGATTTGTGAATTATCGAAAATAATCGGCCAGATCATTAAGAAATACAATCCTTCGGCTTGGGCTTTGTCAGCAACTGCGGAAATTCTTCCAAGAATTATCGAAAATCTGGATCAAGCGACGAAGAAAAACCTGATCAAGACAATTCCTGCGGATTTAACCAAAATTGATAAAACGGAGATATTGCAGCGATTCGGTGTCAAATAA
- a CDS encoding zinc-dependent alcohol dehydrogenase family protein has translation MKAMVLERPKNPLVLKDVPIPSPGPGEVLLEVLVCGVCRTDLHVVDGELPNPKPNLIPGHEVVGIVRKLGSGATKFSIGQRVGVPWLGKSCGQCRFCITGRENLCDRPEFTGYTRDGGYAEWIVADERFCFPIPPRYSNEEAAPLLCAGLIGFRSYRHAEKSARIGFYGFGAAAHILIQIANHQGKAVFAFSKPGDRESQDFSLSLGAAWAGDSTTLPPVLLDTAIIFAPVGALVPQALRAVEKGGTVVCAGIYMTDIPSFPYEILWGERKIVSVANLTRDDGEEFFKIASQFKIQTRVEVLPLTEANNALQRLREGKVQGALALVPKL, from the coding sequence ATGAAAGCTATGGTTCTTGAAAGACCCAAAAACCCGCTCGTTTTAAAGGATGTCCCTATACCCAGTCCGGGTCCGGGTGAAGTTCTCCTGGAGGTACTCGTATGCGGCGTATGCCGAACGGATCTCCATGTCGTCGATGGAGAACTTCCTAATCCCAAGCCGAATCTCATTCCCGGGCACGAAGTGGTGGGAATTGTAAGAAAATTAGGTAGCGGTGCTACCAAGTTTTCAATTGGTCAACGGGTGGGAGTTCCTTGGCTAGGGAAAAGCTGTGGTCAATGTCGGTTTTGTATTACAGGAAGAGAAAATCTTTGCGACAGGCCCGAATTTACCGGGTATACACGGGATGGAGGCTATGCAGAATGGATAGTTGCCGATGAACGCTTTTGTTTTCCTATTCCTCCTCGATACTCTAATGAAGAGGCTGCTCCTCTTTTGTGCGCTGGATTGATCGGGTTTCGCTCCTACAGGCATGCAGAAAAATCTGCTCGCATCGGTTTCTATGGATTTGGAGCCGCTGCTCACATTCTTATTCAGATCGCCAATCATCAAGGGAAAGCCGTTTTTGCTTTTTCCAAGCCTGGAGATAGGGAAAGCCAGGATTTTTCTCTTTCCCTTGGTGCTGCGTGGGCCGGGGACTCCACGACCTTACCTCCTGTTCTTTTGGACACGGCTATCATTTTTGCCCCCGTAGGAGCCTTGGTTCCTCAAGCCCTTCGTGCCGTAGAAAAAGGAGGGACAGTTGTTTGCGCCGGGATATACATGACTGACATCCCTTCTTTCCCTTATGAAATTTTATGGGGAGAAAGAAAAATCGTTTCCGTGGCCAATCTTACAAGAGACGATGGCGAAGAGTTTTTTAAAATTGCCTCGCAATTCAAAATCCAAACTCGAGTGGAAGTTTTACCTTTAACCGAGGCCAATAACGCTCTTCAAAGACTGAGAGAAGGGAAGGTCCAAGGGGCTCTTGCCTTGGTTCCAAAACTATAA
- the rpsU gene encoding 30S ribosomal protein S21 → MTEVKVKKGESIDKALRRLKRKLDREGTLREARLRKAFEKPCNRRRRKAKEARLKLYSSLY, encoded by the coding sequence ATGACCGAAGTTAAAGTAAAAAAGGGAGAATCTATCGACAAGGCTTTACGACGATTAAAAAGGAAACTTGACCGTGAAGGAACGCTTAGAGAGGCAAGGCTAAGAAAAGCTTTTGAAAAACCTTGCAACCGAAGAAGGCGTAAAGCAAAAGAAGCTCGATTGAAATTATATTCATCCTTGTATTGA
- a CDS encoding OmpA family protein — MEQKPAVVSVKVQKKKHAVVPSGGLGAFFFWVSLSVFLGASAIYFYGQYVSLEKTVRVLKEEDELLKQENQKQRAVVDQLQAELAQTGSLLKSQEELLEKTTQSLKAVESKKRQEEAVSTHENFTLIHEMAQKLNALFAEEIQKGESWVIQNPQNIVIRFSKSALFSYGGIKISNSGKALLEKLITALKPYLDNSKEAKIEVCAYTDNDPPALEVQNVYPTNWEISAMRSAAVIRTLIQLSQLPEDIFSLAAGGATKPIADNSFQEGKEKNRRVEITLYLPIHNSDFRATVNPASVNLGKESLPSLKGRDE; from the coding sequence ATGGAGCAAAAACCAGCAGTTGTTTCAGTCAAAGTTCAAAAGAAGAAACACGCCGTAGTGCCTTCGGGTGGACTTGGAGCTTTTTTTTTCTGGGTCTCTTTAAGTGTTTTTCTCGGCGCCAGTGCCATATATTTTTATGGCCAGTATGTTTCCCTAGAAAAGACGGTTAGGGTGCTTAAAGAGGAAGACGAACTTTTAAAACAAGAAAATCAAAAGCAAAGGGCGGTTGTCGATCAACTCCAAGCCGAACTAGCGCAAACGGGGAGTTTATTAAAAAGCCAGGAAGAACTTCTTGAAAAAACAACCCAGTCTCTCAAGGCGGTTGAATCAAAAAAAAGGCAAGAAGAAGCGGTTTCAACGCACGAAAATTTTACCCTTATTCATGAAATGGCTCAAAAATTAAACGCTCTCTTTGCCGAAGAAATACAAAAGGGAGAATCTTGGGTAATACAAAACCCGCAAAACATAGTCATTCGATTCAGTAAGAGTGCACTGTTCAGTTATGGAGGAATTAAAATAAGTAATAGTGGAAAAGCCCTTCTTGAAAAATTGATCACGGCCCTCAAGCCTTACTTGGATAACTCCAAAGAGGCGAAGATCGAAGTTTGTGCGTATACCGACAATGATCCCCCGGCATTGGAAGTGCAGAATGTATATCCAACAAACTGGGAAATTTCAGCCATGCGTTCAGCAGCGGTTATCAGGACGCTCATTCAATTGAGCCAGCTTCCCGAGGATATTTTTTCTTTGGCCGCCGGAGGAGCAACTAAGCCCATTGCGGACAATAGCTTCCAAGAAGGGAAAGAAAAAAATAGAAGGGTAGAGATTACTCTTTATCTCCCAATCCACAATTCCGATTTTAGGGCCACGGTTAACCCCGCCTCTGTGAATTTAGGAAAAGAAAGCCTTCCAAGCCTCAAAGGTAGAGACGAATAA
- a CDS encoding S1C family serine protease, with protein MKQWWLFKVSFPRTVPSFLFFFLVLLGVPYAIGSENLFDSIGKEVNRIFESNKSAVVRIRIEKRGGVDGYCSGFFIDPKGIVITASAGQAAEALFYVEYRNQWHLAKTVGVDERSGVVVLQVSDDQKPFPYLKLAKTLDVAPGMPVIGIGFPYNLPSSPSFGLIAGKECEYLNHFFPTTHLRINARINPGQVGGPLINSRGLAIGMITMSIKEEEWSYALPSNAIKKVVDDLCQFGKVRYGWVGVAVTKLGKEDAEGKVVVARLFPNTPVVGSGLREGDVVVSINGKKIENLSDVMDASFFVSVGQKIPVKVIRDGKPLLFEFLVGDRPLDAPSGSTILPSSPEELKKAWTNPLPVSTAPLSPPIEKTNGSR; from the coding sequence ATGAAGCAATGGTGGCTTTTTAAGGTTTCATTCCCAAGAACAGTTCCCTCGTTTCTTTTTTTTTTCCTTGTTTTGCTAGGGGTTCCCTATGCTATCGGCTCCGAAAACCTTTTTGACAGCATTGGAAAAGAAGTAAACAGGATTTTTGAAAGCAACAAAAGTGCGGTGGTCCGCATTCGTATCGAAAAAAGAGGAGGAGTAGACGGTTATTGTTCAGGCTTTTTCATTGATCCCAAAGGGATAGTGATCACTGCCTCAGCTGGACAAGCAGCCGAGGCTCTTTTTTATGTAGAGTACCGTAACCAATGGCATTTAGCCAAAACAGTAGGTGTTGACGAAAGAAGCGGAGTTGTTGTTCTTCAAGTCAGTGATGATCAAAAACCTTTTCCTTATCTTAAACTAGCCAAGACTTTGGATGTTGCTCCAGGGATGCCCGTGATCGGGATCGGCTTTCCTTACAATCTTCCCTCCTCTCCTTCTTTTGGTTTGATTGCTGGCAAAGAATGCGAATATTTAAACCATTTTTTCCCAACAACCCATTTGAGGATAAATGCAAGGATCAATCCCGGTCAAGTTGGTGGTCCGCTCATTAATTCAAGAGGGCTAGCTATTGGGATGATAACCATGAGTATCAAAGAGGAAGAGTGGAGTTATGCCCTTCCGAGTAACGCGATTAAAAAGGTCGTTGACGATCTATGTCAATTTGGAAAAGTCCGTTATGGTTGGGTAGGGGTAGCCGTTACAAAGCTAGGGAAAGAAGATGCCGAGGGTAAAGTTGTCGTGGCTCGTCTTTTCCCCAATACACCCGTGGTGGGAAGTGGCTTGCGGGAAGGGGATGTGGTTGTCTCCATAAATGGAAAAAAAATTGAGAACTTATCCGATGTCATGGATGCCTCCTTTTTTGTTTCTGTTGGCCAAAAAATACCCGTAAAGGTAATAAGGGACGGGAAACCGCTTTTATTTGAATTCTTGGTTGGGGATAGACCGCTAGACGCTCCTTCGGGTTCGACAATTTTGCCCAGCAGTCCAGAGGAACTTAAAAAGGCTTGGACCAATCCTCTCCCCGTGAGCACTGCTCCTTTATCCCCTCCTATTGAAAAAACAAACGGTTCCCGTTGA
- a CDS encoding RNA polymerase sigma factor yields the protein MEKAIPEVVERSPTDQELILRMKSGELEAFDILVERYQKRLYRVIYGVLLHHEDTNDVLMETFLKAYKNIGGFRIGASFYTWIYRIAVNTAISFKRKSKFTPQPFPHFSDEEEGQVEKEFVDYRSGEQAVKQIEMKELGKILNEALSKLSEKHRAVVVLFDLEELSHSEIAKIMGCSEGTIRSRLFYAHKQLQKILKNDNNFIS from the coding sequence ATGGAAAAAGCCATTCCAGAAGTTGTTGAACGCTCACCTACAGATCAAGAGCTTATCCTTCGGATGAAGTCCGGAGAATTAGAAGCTTTTGATATATTGGTAGAACGGTATCAAAAAAGACTGTATAGGGTTATTTATGGAGTTCTTCTCCATCACGAAGACACGAATGATGTCTTGATGGAAACTTTCCTTAAGGCCTACAAGAATATAGGAGGCTTTCGCATTGGTGCTTCTTTTTATACGTGGATTTACCGCATTGCCGTTAATACGGCTATAAGTTTCAAAAGAAAATCGAAGTTTACGCCTCAACCCTTTCCCCATTTTTCTGACGAGGAAGAGGGGCAAGTAGAAAAGGAATTTGTCGATTACCGCTCCGGGGAACAAGCGGTAAAGCAGATTGAGATGAAAGAGTTAGGAAAAATTTTAAATGAAGCTTTATCCAAACTTTCAGAAAAGCATCGTGCGGTGGTTGTTCTTTTTGACCTAGAGGAACTGAGCCATTCAGAAATAGCGAAAATCATGGGCTGTTCGGAAGGAACAATTCGCTCTAGATTGTTTTATGCTCATAAACAACTTCAAAAGATTTTGAAAAATGATAATAACTTTATAAGTTAG